A genomic region of Candidatus Caldatribacterium sp. contains the following coding sequences:
- a CDS encoding TIM barrel protein, with product MKSKGFATGIWVFGGCPDRFCPRGYKEDVPLEKALDAIAAVEDLKGVIMHYPNPINEESAERIKRELSARGLSLASCDVDLFGDPMFALGGLMSEDEKVRRRAIELSKKAMDMAEYFGADVMNLWPGQDGFDYPFQIDYRAQWNLLIEALREIASHNPRVKLSLEYKLREPRTHSTIATSGLALFLAREVGLPNVGVTIDLGHSFNCKESPGNVVALLDRFGKLFALHLNDNFRDWDDDMAVGTVHFFETLEFLYYLFHSNYEGWLGLDIFPYRENPSLACTVSIENIKMMLGVVEKIDVAALREYQKRADALGAFRYIRSLL from the coding sequence ATGAAGAGTAAAGGATTTGCCACGGGAATCTGGGTTTTTGGAGGGTGTCCGGACCGCTTCTGTCCCCGAGGGTACAAGGAGGACGTGCCTCTTGAGAAAGCCCTCGATGCCATCGCTGCGGTTGAGGACCTCAAGGGTGTCATCATGCACTACCCAAATCCAATCAACGAGGAGAGCGCAGAACGCATCAAGAGAGAGCTCAGCGCCCGGGGTCTTTCCCTTGCTTCCTGTGATGTGGACCTTTTTGGGGATCCGATGTTTGCCTTGGGAGGTCTCATGTCTGAAGATGAGAAGGTGCGCAGGCGGGCCATTGAGCTCTCCAAGAAAGCCATGGATATGGCCGAGTACTTTGGGGCTGATGTCATGAACCTCTGGCCAGGACAGGACGGCTTTGACTATCCTTTCCAGATTGACTACCGGGCTCAGTGGAACCTCCTCATCGAGGCACTGCGGGAAATCGCAAGCCACAACCCCCGGGTGAAGTTGAGCTTAGAGTACAAACTTCGGGAGCCCCGGACGCACTCGACCATCGCCACCTCTGGTCTTGCTCTCTTTCTTGCCCGGGAAGTGGGTCTCCCCAATGTAGGTGTAACCATTGACCTTGGGCACTCCTTCAACTGCAAGGAGTCTCCGGGAAATGTGGTGGCTCTCCTTGACCGTTTCGGGAAACTCTTTGCGCTCCACTTAAACGACAACTTCCGGGATTGGGACGATGACATGGCAGTAGGGACGGTGCACTTCTTCGAGACCCTCGAATTCCTCTACTACCTCTTCCACTCGAACTACGAAGGGTGGCTTGGCCTTGACATCTTCCCGTACCGGGAGAACCCATCCCTTGCCTGCACAGTGAGCATCGAGAACATCAAGATGATGCTCGGCGTGGTGGAAAAGATTGACGTGGCAGCCCTTCGGGAGTACCAGAAGAGAGCCGATGCCTTGGGTGCTTTCCGATACATTCGAAGCCTCCTCTGA
- a CDS encoding alcohol dehydrogenase catalytic domain-containing protein yields MKAAVFLGPGSIEIQDVPEPQVGPGEVLLRVHACAICGTDVRIFQFGHPHVRPPQITGHEIAGEIVAVGEGVEGYKVGDKVAVITVISCGRCRYCRRGLQNLCPEQRYIGYHYPGGFAEYMKMPREGVVRGNLLVLPPDMDLLEASLIEPLSCVINGQSYLHIGLGETVLVIGAGPIGCMHVAMARNHGAGKIILADISDERLELAQRIGADVYINPQKEDLKERVLELTDGLGVDVVVVAASSGSAQEQALELVAPQGRISLFGGLPKDKPTITFNSNIVHYKEIGVFGVFASHASQYEEAARLIHARRVPVRDLITHVLPLESLVEGIELVRSGKALKAVISLVR; encoded by the coding sequence ATGAAAGCCGCGGTTTTCCTTGGCCCAGGAAGTATTGAAATCCAGGATGTTCCAGAACCCCAGGTAGGTCCTGGGGAAGTGCTCCTTCGAGTCCATGCCTGCGCCATCTGCGGAACGGATGTGCGTATTTTCCAGTTCGGCCATCCCCACGTGCGACCCCCGCAGATTACAGGACATGAAATCGCCGGAGAAATTGTGGCCGTTGGGGAAGGGGTCGAAGGGTACAAAGTGGGAGATAAGGTAGCGGTAATCACCGTCATTTCCTGTGGGCGGTGTCGGTACTGCCGTCGGGGTCTGCAGAACCTCTGTCCGGAGCAGCGCTACATCGGGTACCACTATCCCGGAGGTTTTGCCGAGTACATGAAGATGCCCCGGGAAGGAGTTGTTCGAGGGAATCTCCTTGTCCTTCCGCCCGATATGGACCTTCTCGAGGCAAGCCTCATTGAGCCTCTCTCGTGCGTCATCAACGGCCAGTCGTACCTCCACATCGGCCTTGGGGAAACGGTCCTTGTGATTGGGGCGGGACCCATTGGGTGCATGCATGTTGCCATGGCCCGCAACCACGGCGCGGGAAAAATCATCCTTGCCGATATCTCCGATGAGCGCCTGGAACTTGCTCAAAGAATAGGGGCTGATGTGTACATCAATCCCCAGAAGGAAGACCTCAAAGAGCGTGTCCTTGAGCTCACCGATGGCCTTGGGGTTGATGTGGTGGTGGTAGCTGCCTCTTCCGGGAGCGCCCAGGAACAGGCCCTGGAACTTGTGGCCCCTCAAGGGCGTATCAGTCTCTTTGGAGGATTGCCAAAGGATAAGCCAACCATAACGTTCAACAGCAATATCGTCCACTACAAGGAAATCGGGGTCTTTGGGGTTTTCGCTTCCCATGCCTCTCAGTATGAAGAGGCGGCTCGGCTCATCCATGCTCGAAGGGTGCCCGTCCGGGACCTTATCACCCATGTGCTGCCCCTTGAGAGTTTGGTGGAGGGTATTGAACTTGTGAGGAGCGGAAAGGCGTTGAAG